The following are from one region of the Anabas testudineus chromosome 2, fAnaTes1.2, whole genome shotgun sequence genome:
- the nsun6 gene encoding tRNA (cytosine(72)-C(5))-methyltransferase NSUN6 isoform X2, with amino-acid sequence MSLCPRISLKPEVTEYLKSVFLNKEVLAAVGHQEAESRFQKLLTCLTHPPSYTCVRASTHLASLDEIKHKLGEELRNQMCSSSAEQVSLQILPHPQIPDVLLLPVYGPRSVKQLVSEVVVGAQCGSAVLRGAHVFAPGIIASPKYMKAGDVVSVFSDLEGKCTRGATSFQGKRVFVGNGVAEMDRSSIFCKNEPPKGIGVRMVEPLYQSPPFDGVLPNLVFLQNLPSVVAGHVLGPRPGERILDMCAAPGGKTCHIAALMGDQGEVVALDRIRNKIDRINQNAQILNLRSIKAFHFNSTRAVSTDPTQKTEGPPFPPESFDRVLLDAPCSGLGQRPNMANTWSLKEICSYQPLQRKLFHAAVRLLKRGGVLVYSTCTVTLAENEEQVAWALDTFPCLRLQPQEPHIGAEGMLGAGLSPEQLRLLQRFRPELSWDETEMTAPLPCRASRDTIGFFIAKFLKN; translated from the exons ATGTCCCTTTGTCCAAGAATATCTCTGAAGCCTGAAGTCACAGAATATCTAAAGAGTGTCTTCTTAAACAAGGAG gtgttgGCCGCAGTGGGTCATCAGGAGGCAGAAAGTCGTTTCCAGAAGCTGCTCACATGTCTGACACACCCTCCTTCGTATACGTGTGTTCGGGCCAGCACTCACCTCGCTTCCTTGGATGAGATCAAACACAAGCTGGGAGAAGAGCTAAGAAAT CAGATGTGCAGCTCATCAGCAGAGCAGGTCTCCCTGCAGATTCTTCCACATCCACAAATTCCAGATGTTCTGCTCCTTCCTGTCTATGGCCCGAG ATCTGTGAAGCAGCTTGTTTCAGAGGTGGTGGTTGGTGCTCAGTGTGGCAGTGCTGTTCTGAGAGGCGCTCATGTCTTTGCCCCGGGGATCATCGCCAGCCCCAAGT ACATGAAGGCTGGAGACGTGGTTTCTGTCTTCTCTGACTTGGAGGGAAAGTGCACTCGAGGAGCCACCAGCTTCCAGGGGAAGAGAGTGTTTGTGGGAAATGGAGTTGCTGAAATGGACCGCTCCAGCATCTTCTGCAAAAATGAACCTCCCAA AGGTATTGGTGTTCGGATGGTAGAGCCGCTTTACCAGAGTCCCCCATTTGATGGTGTTCTGCCCAACCTGGTATTCCTACAG AACCTTCCCTCTGTGGTTGCGGGACATGTGCTCGGGCCTCGTCCTGGAGAACGTATTCTTGATATGTGTGCTGCACCTGGAGGGAAGACGTGCCACATTGCTGCACTCATGGGGGATCAG GGTGAGGTTGTGGCCCTGGACAGGATCAGAAATAAGATCGATCGAATTAATCAAAATGCCCAGATATTAAACTTGCGCAGTATCAAAGCTTTTCACTTTAACAGCACTCGGGCTGTGAGCACTGACCCAACGCAGAAAACTGAAG GTCCTCCCTTCCCTCCTGAGAGTTTTGACCGGGTTCTGTTGGACGCCCCCTGTAGCGGCCTTGGACAGAGACCCAACATGGCCAACACCTGGAGCCTCAAAGAGATCTGCTCCTACCAGCCTCTGCAGCGCAAGTTATTCCACGCT gCAGTGCGGCTGCTGAAGAGAGGCGGGGTTTTGGTGTACAGCACCTGCACAGTGACTCTAGCCGAGAATGAGGAGCAGGTAGCCTGGGCCCTCGACACCTTTCCCTGCCTCCGGCTTCAGCCTCAG gagCCTCACATTGGTGCAGAAGGCATGCTGGGAGCCGGGCTGTCACCTGAGCAGCTGCGTCTCCTCCAGAGATTCAGACCTGAGCTGAGCTGGGACGAGACAGAAATGACGGCTCCTCTCCCCTGCAGAGCCAGCAGGGACACCATCGGCTTTTTTATTGCCAAGTTCCTGAAAAACTGA
- the nsun6 gene encoding tRNA (cytosine(72)-C(5))-methyltransferase NSUN6 isoform X1, translating to MSLCPRISLKPEVTEYLKSVFLNKEVLAAVGHQEAESRFQKLLTCLTHPPSYTCVRASTHLASLDEIKHKLGEELRNQQMCSSSAEQVSLQILPHPQIPDVLLLPVYGPRSVKQLVSEVVVGAQCGSAVLRGAHVFAPGIIASPKYMKAGDVVSVFSDLEGKCTRGATSFQGKRVFVGNGVAEMDRSSIFCKNEPPKGIGVRMVEPLYQSPPFDGVLPNLVFLQNLPSVVAGHVLGPRPGERILDMCAAPGGKTCHIAALMGDQGEVVALDRIRNKIDRINQNAQILNLRSIKAFHFNSTRAVSTDPTQKTEGPPFPPESFDRVLLDAPCSGLGQRPNMANTWSLKEICSYQPLQRKLFHAAVRLLKRGGVLVYSTCTVTLAENEEQVAWALDTFPCLRLQPQEPHIGAEGMLGAGLSPEQLRLLQRFRPELSWDETEMTAPLPCRASRDTIGFFIAKFLKN from the exons ATGTCCCTTTGTCCAAGAATATCTCTGAAGCCTGAAGTCACAGAATATCTAAAGAGTGTCTTCTTAAACAAGGAG gtgttgGCCGCAGTGGGTCATCAGGAGGCAGAAAGTCGTTTCCAGAAGCTGCTCACATGTCTGACACACCCTCCTTCGTATACGTGTGTTCGGGCCAGCACTCACCTCGCTTCCTTGGATGAGATCAAACACAAGCTGGGAGAAGAGCTAAGAAAT cAGCAGATGTGCAGCTCATCAGCAGAGCAGGTCTCCCTGCAGATTCTTCCACATCCACAAATTCCAGATGTTCTGCTCCTTCCTGTCTATGGCCCGAG ATCTGTGAAGCAGCTTGTTTCAGAGGTGGTGGTTGGTGCTCAGTGTGGCAGTGCTGTTCTGAGAGGCGCTCATGTCTTTGCCCCGGGGATCATCGCCAGCCCCAAGT ACATGAAGGCTGGAGACGTGGTTTCTGTCTTCTCTGACTTGGAGGGAAAGTGCACTCGAGGAGCCACCAGCTTCCAGGGGAAGAGAGTGTTTGTGGGAAATGGAGTTGCTGAAATGGACCGCTCCAGCATCTTCTGCAAAAATGAACCTCCCAA AGGTATTGGTGTTCGGATGGTAGAGCCGCTTTACCAGAGTCCCCCATTTGATGGTGTTCTGCCCAACCTGGTATTCCTACAG AACCTTCCCTCTGTGGTTGCGGGACATGTGCTCGGGCCTCGTCCTGGAGAACGTATTCTTGATATGTGTGCTGCACCTGGAGGGAAGACGTGCCACATTGCTGCACTCATGGGGGATCAG GGTGAGGTTGTGGCCCTGGACAGGATCAGAAATAAGATCGATCGAATTAATCAAAATGCCCAGATATTAAACTTGCGCAGTATCAAAGCTTTTCACTTTAACAGCACTCGGGCTGTGAGCACTGACCCAACGCAGAAAACTGAAG GTCCTCCCTTCCCTCCTGAGAGTTTTGACCGGGTTCTGTTGGACGCCCCCTGTAGCGGCCTTGGACAGAGACCCAACATGGCCAACACCTGGAGCCTCAAAGAGATCTGCTCCTACCAGCCTCTGCAGCGCAAGTTATTCCACGCT gCAGTGCGGCTGCTGAAGAGAGGCGGGGTTTTGGTGTACAGCACCTGCACAGTGACTCTAGCCGAGAATGAGGAGCAGGTAGCCTGGGCCCTCGACACCTTTCCCTGCCTCCGGCTTCAGCCTCAG gagCCTCACATTGGTGCAGAAGGCATGCTGGGAGCCGGGCTGTCACCTGAGCAGCTGCGTCTCCTCCAGAGATTCAGACCTGAGCTGAGCTGGGACGAGACAGAAATGACGGCTCCTCTCCCCTGCAGAGCCAGCAGGGACACCATCGGCTTTTTTATTGCCAAGTTCCTGAAAAACTGA